The proteins below come from a single Miscanthus floridulus cultivar M001 chromosome 1, ASM1932011v1, whole genome shotgun sequence genomic window:
- the LOC136501474 gene encoding uncharacterized protein — MAPGDDSNPASYIHTVQHLIERCMTFGMSMEECMEALAKRTDVQPVVTSTVWKELEKENKEFFDKYKQWISEKRSASTS; from the exons ATGGCTCCCGGAGACGATTCTAATCCTGCCTCTTATATTCACACG GTGCAGCACCTAATAGAGAGGTGCATGACGTTCGGGATGAGCATGGAGGAGTGcatggaggcgctggccaagcGCACCGACGTCCAGCCCGTCGTCACCTCCACAG TGTGGAAGGAGCTGGAGAAGGAGAACAAGGAGTTCTTCGACAAGTACAAGCAGTGGATATCCGAGAAGAGAAGCGCAAGCACCTCCTAG